The DNA sequence GATTTACTTGGTAGCTTGCTTGTATTACTGTCATCCATTGGATCACGAGGCAACCTAGCATGTTCCTTACTACCATCAAGTAGTGAGTTTAAAGGTAAGCGCAAACCCATTGGAGAATTACCTGGTAATAGATATAATTTCTCTCTTCTGAATTCCCAAGGGCAAGTTAACCACGCTTGATTTTTGGACTGTATCGGTAAGGCATATCCCGCAACTGTCTCCAAGCCTGCGGTAAAAACCTGGTAGAGTTTTTTTCTTTCTAGCTCACAAGTTAATTTAGAATCAAAGACGTCAACATTGGCTGGTAGTTTTTGTTCTTGACTAAGGTAATGTAAAGTATCTTCATAGGCTGGATTGATATAAGCAGAATCTAAGCCAAGGGCTTTAGTTAATTCATTGATAAATTTGTACGCATCTTCTTGCTTGAGTCCATAATCCTTAGTTTCGTCAGCAATCAAAGCCTCGTTGTGCCAAATTGGCTTACCGTCCTCACGCCAATAACAGCCTAGTGCCCATCTTGGCAAAGGCTCTCCAGGATACCATTTGCCCTGTCCGTGATGCAGCAAAGCACCACTGGTCCATTCTTGTTTGAGTTCTTGTAATAATTTACGTGCCAGTATTTTTTTAGTTGGACCTAAAGCATTTATATTCCATTCAGCTCCAGCCATATCTGTAGCCGAAACAAAAGTTGGTTCGCCGCCAGTAGTAAGTCCAAGTCCGGCTTGTTTAAGTCTTGCATCAACTAATTTACCAATCTTGTTGATTTCTGCAAATCCCTTTTCGCTATAGGGCTTGGTACTACGTGGACTTTCATAGACCCTTGCAATAGACATCGAGTGAGCAAACTCTACCTTGCAATTCTCTAGCTCACCACTAATCGGCGCTGCACTTGTTGGATCAGGACTAGAGACTAGTGGAATAGCACCCTCGCCAACCAAGAGTCCCGAACTTGGATCAAGCCCTACCCAACCGGCACCAGGCAAAAATACTTCAGCCCAAGCATGCAAATCTACAAAATCATCATCAATATCAGGATCATCCTCAGAGAACTTAAGATCCGGTTTGAGAATAATAGAGTAACCCGACGTGAAACGAGCTGCCAGACCAAGATTGCGCAGCAGTTCTACCATCAGCCAAGCAGAGTCCCGGCAAGAACCAGAACCAAGCTTGAGAGTTTCTTCACTTGTTTGTACTCCCGCTTCCATGCGAATCAAGTATTTAACTTTGGAGTGAACAAATTTATTTAAATCAATCAAAAAATCAATTGTTTTGTTTGGCTTGAGATCAATTGACTTAATTAATTTATTTAACGCTGCACCAGGTTTCTGGGCACCAAGAAATGGTTGCAAATCATGTCTCAAAGCCTCATCATAAGTGAAGGGAAAGGTCTCCGCTGATTTCTCCAGAAAAAAATCAAAAGGATTAATTACAGTCATGTCTGCAATCAAATCAACTTCAACAGAAAACGACTTAATTCGATCAGGAAAAATAACTCTAGCAATATGATTACCATGAGGATCTTGTTGCCAATGAATAAAATGCGGACTTGGTTTAACAGAAAGCGAGTAGCTAACTATATTGGTTCTTGAATGTGCTGCAGGGTGCAAACGAATAATTTGCGGTCCCATGCTTATAGCTTTGTCATAGCTGTATTTAGTTTTGTGATTTAATGCAATTTGGATAACCATAGTTGTTTCTTGCTAAATCTTAGCAGTACGTCCTCTTATCTTCACGAAATTGACTAAGCATGGCTTGTTTATTCTGAGCAAAGGCGAATACCCCGAAGCTTGTTCAATTTCAAAGTAATGATGCTGTTATACATTAATTTGCTTCTGGGATGAGCTGCGCGATGAACGGACACGTAGCCGGTGCCCGCAGTACCTCGAAATTTTAGGCGGAGTGTCATTTTTTCTGTATATTAGACTTGTTTTGAAAGTCGGAATTATCTGCAAAGACAACATGCCTATTCAGCGCGGTTGCTACCTTTTAATGAGCCAGTCTTAAGTTCAGTCGGCCCCACTTCATTTGGATCTCGAGTAGCAATTGAGGAACCGCTTGACTTTTAGGTCTTATTATCATCATGGGAATGCATTCCAGTTTCTCTAATTCTCTCGTTAGCTGCAAGAACACGATTCTCTTTCATCCTATAACTAAACGTACTGATCAAAGCCAAAATTAATGGCCAAAAGCTCAAACCAAGATCAGCATTGATCAAGCCATGAGGCAAAGGCTCTAACGCCAACGATGCAGCCTGCTCAATCTCTAACCTGGAATCATTTGCTTTTTTTTCAGAAGAATATCTCAAAGCTGTTGCAGGCAAAGCTCGAGTATAATTGGTTTGATCAAATCGATGAGATCTAATTTGTGTTGTTCGGGCACTAACCATAATATCCTCTGCCAATTATATAACATTAGACTTGTTTTGAAAGTCGAAATTCTCTAGAGGGTCAGCACATGCGTTCCGCATGATTGCTACATTTTAAGCGGTCTGTAGAGCAAAACTCAAGATGCATGTGTTCCTATGCAGCCAAAGCTATAGTAGTATTGCCTAGCAGTTGCCGAGAATCACAGATACAAGACGCAGCTTCTTTTTTAGTATAGAAATCAGTCACATAGACCTCGCCAATTTTCTCACCACTCTGAGCACCAGCTCCAGTAACCGAAACCGCTGAGCCACCAGATTCAGTCTGAGCTTTAGCTGCTAAAGAAATTGCTATTGAGTCTCTACCACCTTGCGTTTCCTTTAAAGCCACTGCAACACCGTCATCGCCAACCTTGGCTGTATCACTACCTATAACAAAAGCAGGTTGATCCCAATCACTACTATCACTTGCCTTTCTACCAATGTGGATTGGCGTTGTAAGGACTTTAATCGCTTTGCTAGCAATATACACACTTGAGGGAGACAAAACTCCAGCTAATTCTTTAACAGCATCCAGTCCTACTCTACGCGCAGCGTTATTCAAGCCATTTCTAATCTCACCAAGTTTACTCATTTAATTAATTCCTCCGCAGTAAATCACCATTGATCTAGCTGTTAATATTTTCTTTATATTTTAGCTTGTTGACTATTACTTTGTCAATGGTTTTTACACAATCACGTATATACTACCGACTAAAATGATGGCTAATCACCACATCCCCGCTACTTGACTGACTTACAGCTCTAAAGATCCATCAAAAAGCGAGTCCAAATGATGAATCTTTAACCCTTACATGGTTACAGTCCACTTATCGCTTGGGCATATCTGCTGCAGAACGACATAAAATGGAGAAAAATAATATGTACAAAACCCTTATAGCCCTAGCGTGTTTATTAGTAGTAATCATAGGTATAAAGCCAGTATCGGCTGCAAACCTGCCTGTAGACAATATTGACACTAGTAATATAGTAGTTGATGCTGACGCACAGTTAATTACAGAAGACGATTCAAGTGCTGATGATATAGACCTTGATGATGATGATGTTGAAGATCTAGATGATTCAGACGACGATGATTCTGAAGACGAAGACGAATAACAGACTAATAAATCAATTAACAAGGTTCTGACATG is a window from the Cyanobacteriota bacterium genome containing:
- a CDS encoding transglutaminase family protein translates to MVIQIALNHKTKYSYDKAISMGPQIIRLHPAAHSRTNIVSYSLSVKPSPHFIHWQQDPHGNHIARVIFPDRIKSFSVEVDLIADMTVINPFDFFLEKSAETFPFTYDEALRHDLQPFLGAQKPGAALNKLIKSIDLKPNKTIDFLIDLNKFVHSKVKYLIRMEAGVQTSEETLKLGSGSCRDSAWLMVELLRNLGLAARFTSGYSIILKPDLKFSEDDPDIDDDFVDLHAWAEVFLPGAGWVGLDPSSGLLVGEGAIPLVSSPDPTSAAPISGELENCKVEFAHSMSIARVYESPRSTKPYSEKGFAEINKIGKLVDARLKQAGLGLTTGGEPTFVSATDMAGAEWNINALGPTKKILARKLLQELKQEWTSGALLHHGQGKWYPGEPLPRWALGCYWREDGKPIWHNEALIADETKDYGLKQEDAYKFINELTKALGLDSAYINPAYEDTLHYLSQEQKLPANVDVFDSKLTCELERKKLYQVFTAGLETVAGYALPIQSKNQAWLTCPWEFRREKLYLLPGNSPMGLRLPLNSLLDGSKEHARLPRDPMDDSNTSKLPSKSKSKVKPGLISEELIRTTLCVELREGRLYVFMPPLDLIEDYLTLVHKIEEVAEKLKLPILVEGYEPPYDNKVRVLKITPDPGVIEVNIPPNDNWDDMVTMTKSLYAAAKRTGLCAEKFMLDGKHTGTGGGNHIVMGARTPSASPFLRRPDLLASLIAYWNNHPSLSYLFSGLFVGPTSQAPRVDEGRQDSLYELEIALEQIAKSNTVSPWFVDRSLRNLLVDLTGNTHRSEFCIDKLFSPDSATGRLGLVELRGFEMTPSAEMNLAQQLLIHSLVAMFWDKPYKTKLTHWKTTLHDRFLLPYFVRQDFEDVLRDLNNDGIALNAEHYRSHFEFRFPFYGKLSYNDINIELRYAIEPWHVLGEEAAAGGTARYVDSSLERLQVEVNGLVDPRYIICCNQRKLPLVASGKEGHYVAGIRYRAWQPYSGLHPSIPVQTPLIFDIVDTVNMRAVAGCSYHVSNPSGKNSTDFPINAREAEARRSSRFFNTGHNPGIIDKIPEEEINPSFPSTLDLRRS